A portion of the Carya illinoinensis cultivar Pawnee chromosome 11, C.illinoinensisPawnee_v1, whole genome shotgun sequence genome contains these proteins:
- the LOC122282650 gene encoding patellin-4-like has product MAKTTEVDEKQEQKPSKNVENEDVIVAKVEGGVEQNGEPKEDNVQKMEVVGIDRGKNVHDELTAKKVDEKESEAERKDMSSSPVAEKNATPREESNFLSHLKVHEKKAFAKLKMKIDEVIKGKLWIENKNNVDETVEKKKDEAERSDVSQPPPTVDRSSSYTVMSNFPSDWKEYEKKALAELRAKVEESINGNHLFKGKKEQIDLQENAKSLKKVRKEREKKEETSEENEKLIFEGKEKEDAEKNGAKESKESNEDIDKKKNLTNETAKDKTHLPIEKENLNVDKDIALWGIPLLPSKGDNATDIILLKFLRAKEFKVNDAFEMLRNTLQWRKENNIDSILKESFDSTELDMMCYMNGLDRQGHPVCYNNFGLLGDNEMYNKILGTEEKREKFLRWRVQLMEKGIQKLDFKPGGVSSLLQISNIRNTSGPSKKEIWFSIKQVIGLLQENYPEFVEKNIFINVPFWFYAFTAFLSPFLTQQTRNKSIFARPSKVTETLLKYIPAEEIPVHCGGLKQENDSEFSNEDAVMDVVVKSGSTETINIPMLEAGTTLIWELCVSGWEVNYKEEFEPSHEGSYSIIVQRERKMGVQEGPVRNSFTNKEPGKVVLIVQNVSFRKKRVLYRHKIKKSSST; this is encoded by the exons ATGGCCAAAACTACCGAGGTTGATGAAAAGCAAGAGCAAAAGCCATCTAAGAATGTTGAAAACGAAGATGTCATAGTGGCAAAGGTGGAAGGTGGTGTAGAACAAAATGGGGAACCAAAGGAAGATAATGTGCAAAAAATGGAGGTAGTAGGGATTGATAGAGGAAAGAATGTACATGATGAACTAACAGCAAAAAAAGTGGACGAGAAGGAAAGCGAAGCTGAAAGAAAGGATATGTCATCATCTCCTGTAGCTGAGAAGAATGCTACGCCTAGAGAAGAAAGCAACTTCCTCTCTCACTTGAAAGTGCATGAAAAAAAGGCATTTGCAAAACTCAAAATGAAGATTGATGAAGTTATCAAGGGAAAGCTATGGattgagaataaaaataatgtcgATGAAACagtggagaagaagaaagatgaaGCTGAAAGAAGTGATGTTTCACAGCCACCTCCTACAGTTGATAGGAGTTCTTCATATACAGTTATGAGCAACTTTCCTTCAGATTGGAAAGAGTATGAGAAAAAGGCATTGGCTGAGCTAAGAGCAAAGGTTGAAGAATCAATCAATGGCAATCATTTGTTCAAGGGGAAGAAAGAGCAAATAGATTTGCAAGAGAATGCAAAAtcattgaagaaagtgagaaaagagagagagaaaaaagaagaaacgagtgaagagaatgaaaagttgatatttgaagggaaagaaaaagaagacgcTGAGAAAAATGGTGCCAAGGAGAGCAAAGAGTCCAATGAagatattgacaaaaaaaagAATCTCACAAATGAAACCGCAAAGGATAAGACCCATTTGCCTATTGAGAAAGAAAATCTTAATGTCGATAAGGATATTGCGCTTTGGGGGATACCATTATTGCCTAGTAAAGGAGATAATGCCACTGATATAATACTACTGAAGTTCTTGAGGGCTAAAGAATTCAAGGTCAATGATGCTTTTGAAATGTTAAGGAATACCCTTCAATGGAGGAAGGAAAATAATATTGATTCGATATTGAAGGAAAGCTTTGATAGTACTGAACTTGACATGATGTGCTACATGAATGGCTTGGACCGCCAAGGCCACCCTGTATGCTACAACAACTTCGGGTTGCTTGGAGACAATGAGATGTATAACAAGATACTAGGGACCGAGGAGAAGCGAGAAAAGTTCTTGAGGTGGAGGGTTCAGTTGATGGAGAAGGGGATTCAAAAACTTGATTTCAAGCCTGGTGGTGTGTCTTCATTGCTCCAAATCAGTAATATTAGGAACACTTCAGGCCCCTCAAAGAAGGAGATTTGGTTTTCTATAAAGCAAGTGATTGGGCTTCTCCAAGAAAACTATCCAgaatttgttgaaaaaaat ATATTCATCAATGTCCCTTTCTGGTTTTATGCCTTCACTGCTTTTCTATCACCTTTCCTAACCCAACAAACTAGGAACAAATCTATCTTTGCACGCCCTTCCAAGGTTACAGAAACTTTGCTCAA GTACATCCCTGCCGAGGAAATTCCTGTCCATTGTGGTGGCCTTAAGCAGGAAAATGATTCTGAGTTCTCCAATGAAGATGCTGTAATGGATGTTGTTGTCAAGTCAGGATCAACAGAAACTATTAATATCCCAATGTTAGAG GCAGGAACTACTTTAATCTGGGAACTTTGTGTCTCGGGTTGGGAAGTGAACTACAAGGAGGAATTTGAACCAAGTCATGAGGGATCGTACAGCATTATTGTTCAAAGGGAAAGGAAAATGGGTGTGCAGGAGGGTCCAGTTCGTAATTCTTTCACAAACAAAGAACCTGGAAAAGTTGTGCTCATAGTTCAGAATGTATCGTTCAGGAAAAAGCGTGTTCTTTATCGCCACAAGATCAAGAAAAGCTCCTCTACTTAA